From a single Lineus longissimus chromosome 16, tnLinLong1.2, whole genome shotgun sequence genomic region:
- the LOC135500326 gene encoding serine/threonine-protein kinase 16-like, whose translation MNTFGLSLLMRMGCVCARESVQVGSRRYFVKERLGEGGFSYVDLIEDRHNHKYYALKRIACHSKEDERLSMVEVEIMKTFEQSNLCPCVESAISPINDPLRSLISEVLIVMPYYRKGTLQDEIEMMAKRLEHMREERILRLFRGICEGLKVMHSHNPPYAHRDIKPANVLIGDGDTPVIMDFGSAAKARVEIKGASEARRLQDIAAEKCTMPFRPPELFNVESYCVIDERVDIWSLGCTLYAMAFLESPFEQPFVRGDSVALAVMAGKIPLPDNTIYSTDLVSLIKSMLNVDIKHRPYLESVINQTENLINMAENRI comes from the exons ATGAACACGTTTGGGCTCAGTTTATTGATGAGAATGGGTTGTGTGTGTGCCAGGGAGTCTGTGCAAGTCGGTAGTAGGCGGTATTTTGTCAAAGAACGCCTTGGAGAAGG GGGATTCAGCTACGTTGACTTGATAGAGGACCGACACAACCACAAGTATTACGCTCTCAAACGTATCGCATGTCATTCCAAGGAAGACGAAAGACTGAGCATGGTTGAGGTGGAAATCATGAAGACGTTTGAGCAGAGCAACCTTTGTCCGTGTGTGGAATCAGCGATATCACCTATCAACGATCCTTTGAGGTCTCTCATCAGTGAGGTTTTGATTGTTATGCCATATTATAGG AAAGGTACGCTgcaagatgaaattgaaatgatggCCAAACGACTCGAGCACATGAGAGAGGAGAGAATCCTTCGATTATTCCGTGGAATCTGTGAAGGATTGAAAGTTATGCATTCCCACAACCCACCATATGCCCATAG GGATATAAAGCCAGCTAATGTTCTGATTGGAGACGGTGATACGCCTGTGATAATGGACTTTGGCTCAGCAGCTAAAGCCAGAGTAGAGATAAAGGGTGCTTCAGAGGCAAGGAGACTTCAG GATATAGCCGCTGAAAAATGTACCATGCCATTTAGACCGCCCGAGTTGTTCAATGTTGAAAGTTACTGTGTGATAGATGAGAGGGTCGATATCTGG TCATTAGGGTGCACGTTATACGCGATGGCATTTTTAGAATCTCCGTTTGAACAGCCGTTTGTGCGAGGGGACAGTGTGGCATTGGCTGTGATGGCCGGAAAAATCCCCTTACCAGACAATACCAT tTATTCCACCGATCTTGTGAGTTTGATTAAATCTATGTTGAACGTCGACATCAAACACCGGCCGTATCTCGAATCGGTTATAAATCAGACAGAGAACCTGATAAACATGGCGGAGAATCGAATTTGA